The Buteo buteo chromosome 3, bButBut1.hap1.1, whole genome shotgun sequence genomic sequence ttagggaaaaaaagtcctaTTTTAAAAGGCACAGGTAGGAGTTTAATGCTAAAGCTTCCCAGGAAATCCAGTCAAGGCTATACTGTAGTGAAGTACAGCATGTTCATATAGTAGCTATAGAATAAACTATACTCTGTGGCTCTGAGCACCTTCTTCAGTATCGTCATTCATGAAGGACCACATTTAGTGTTATTTACCATGAGAGTTACATGTAATTGGTTGGAATATGGAAGTATAAAtgtataaattaaaaagtacCATGTACTAAGAAGCAACTGTGCTTTTCTCTAGTCAATAGTTCTGTTAAAGTGATTCCactgatatattttttaattgtattactACTTGATACTGTAACTATACTACCAATTGCTAAATTGCTGTATTAAACAGAGCTAACATAGACAGGATTAGGATGGAAATGTTTATAAGAGGTTCATGGGATCCTCTTCGTTTCACTGCCATTAAGATgattattctcattttaataCCTACAACACCCCAAACCTCCACACCTGGAAGAGTCATGGAAACATCTGGTCTGTATTTTGCAAATTTGAGACTCTGTTGTTATCATCTTTTAATTATATGTAAAAACAGTTTCTGTTGTAAAAGTATGTACATTATTTCAAATGAATCAACACAAAACTAggaattttttgtgtgttcagcACCATTTCTCAGCTACACTGATAAATGAGATGCTAATACATAGCATGTGAAATATAAAAAGGAGTTTATTCCTTTAGATACAAGAAGTGATGTAAGAATTCAGTGAAAAGTGGAACCCAAGTATTTTGAAGCAGTATGCCCCACTTGTAGTCTCTGTAAGGAAAGCACTTCTGATGAGCACCTATCCTATCTACCAGGAATCTCTTTCTCATTCTTTGCTTAAGATCCTCTCATCTGTAATAAAGGAATATTTGTCATACAAGGCTAAATGCTGatggtttttccttcctttacaCAAGGGAAAAGAATATGTTGAATACTCAAGCTCTGTTTGCAtgattcaaagaaaaaaaacaagagtaCAGTCTCTCTCTCCAGCCACTGAAGCCTTTGGCTTGCACTGTGAATGATCACTGGTCCTTAAAATTATGTGAGCTTTTGATAACAACACTCATACACTCCCTGTTCCCTCTTTTGGGGGCCCATCTCTTTGCAGGTGCCTCATTCTGTAGCTGAGGGCAAtggtaaatcttttttttttttatgtgaccTCTCCATGCTCCCTTCCTTTAAACATAGTGGCAGTATGTGAGGCTTTCCAAGCCTGTCAGGGCCGTGCATCATCTCTCCGCCATGAAATTACAAGTTGTGGTTAGGGCAAAGGTTGTGAGCTCTCCAAGAATGAAACTGGGCCAAGAGGGATGCTCGGCCAAATGCATCTATGTAGTTGTAATCAGTTGTATCGCAACCGTGTGGGCCCTCTGAACTAGAACCTTTAacactttttacctttttacACCTGTACAGTGACCATGAAAATCCAGTGCCGGTCAATATTTACTTGGCTCACATATTAACTACTAGACCAGACAGGGAGTAGCAGAGAGCCAAGCCCAAGATAAGGCGCGAAATCCACATGGTCTGTCTTTGTTATTAGTTCCTACTTCAGAGTCAAGAGTAAAACACCAGtcaaaaagcaaactgaaaaatttaattgttttataaaataagatTATGAAATTCTATATAAAAATCCAGCTTCTTAAATATGGTACATTCACTTCCTcacagaatatttaaatattcaggTCACATACACtatattttcactgtatttgAGTTAAAATCATTGGATAAATTAAAACATCCCTACCAAAAGATACCACAACTTATACAAATAAAACTAAGCAATAATacctttttaaatacaaaatgtaaagaaattaataacTCTTAGAGCATGCTACAAAATTTTGCCAGAAAAATATATGGGATCATTTTTGTTTAACTAGAAAATATACAGTGTGcttctcatttctcttcctAAAATTCAGTCTCATACAATTTCCATTTAACTTAATAAATATGtacaacaaaaatgtttattctttgAAGAATATAAATAGCAAATACTGTAGTAGAGCCTGGTCCGGCATTCTTTTCTCATCTAGTGACTATAGTGGGGCTTTTCAACTCTGAATGTGCAAAAATGCAGAATCAGGCTCTTAGTGTTATCAACAGGTTAATAGCTTTTacaaaagtgattttattaaaaaaaaacctccaaaaacactgcaaaagacTTAGAGCTATTCCAGTCAGGCATTTCTATAAATAGTAAGACATAATGTAGGGAAACAACGTTCCAGTTTAATTACTGCTGGCAGTAATTAGGGAAAAATAGTCAGtggagaatgaaaaatattttgagttaGACACACCTTACTTTCACTGATTTAACTTGGTTCCCTATCATTTCTAAAAAGAGTTTCTGGTATAATCTATACATTGTAAATCTGTGAAGAAACTTGATCACCTTCTTCAGACTTTGGATGGTTCGCTTTGGAAAGTGGTATGTTTTCAAGTGCTTCAGTCCATACATTAAACCTTTAATAGTGTCTTGGTCGCCATTCTTTATTCTCCACAGATTGAGAAGCTTCAGAACTTGTTCTGTAGGTTGACATAGTTTCATTGTGCGCTCGATATCCTCCTTTCCCACTTTCTTGCCTGGTAAGCTTCCCATCAGCGTGTTGAGATGTTCAAAGGTGAGATTTGGGTGGTGGCCAATATGCTTTAAGACACTATTTTCGCAAAGATCGATATCtatataaagcaaaaagaaaagagaggtaAGTACAATGCATTACAACTTTACCATGGCCTTCAAAAAAACTTCCAAAATTTCAAGGTGAATATTcctttgcaatttattttttttttacttttttccaaaaaactCGGtcagcaatgcttttttttaggCTCCAATTATGAAAAGCACTTAAGAATTTAATTAACTTTGCAAATACGAACAGCCCCAAATTACAAACTTCACAGCAAGTATTTATTGCTATATGCTTGTTTCATCTAActtgtaaaatgttttgtgtATGTGATAGGACTCCTAATATTTGGTTCCACTGATTGAAAATTTTGCTCTTCTTCAGAAATGTCTAGGCAAGCTTTGCTAAAATagtcattttggtttttgaaaTATTCTAGACACTTTGCAGTCTGACGTAAGCATACATGctaaaaaggagagaggaaaaaaaaaaacacatttctgcagcAATTCTCAAATCTATTCTGAGCGGGCAAAACGTTGTTCAAACGTGGCGGTTGTTGATGGTGGCTTACATGAAAAGAGTTGGCCTGACTCTCACAAAAACCTTGGTGTTAGCATTGCAGCACTGTTTCACCTTTGACACCTGTCTTGGCAGATTCAGCATGAACAAAGCGGTAAATTGGCATGACAAATAGGTaccagaagggaaaaagaagggaaagccTGTTGGTGTATTCCTCACTCCCATGCGTCCCCATTCCGTGAATAGATGCCCTAGTCTGAGCTGTCAATCTCcactttacagaaaacaaattgcaCTCTCAGTTGCAGGCATCCAGCTCCCTCTAACCTCAACAGCCACCGCTCAGATGTAACAGTGGGAAACATTTTCCCCACTTGATCAAAATTCTTTATACGTTGCACAGGCTCAAAAGGGGATCTTGGCTGTGACACCACACAGGCTCCAAAGGGGGCTACAAGTCTGGAAAGAATTCAGTCCTTGGCTGATGAGGAGAAGCTGGATTGTCCTCCTGTTTACCCTAGACTTCACTGTGCTTATGGTATCAATAAATCTCAGTCAGGCCCTGCAGGTCCTCCTCAGAGTATAACAGATCACCATGAGGTATTTGAACCcaagcaatttttaaagtgCCATTTAGAAGGTTGCTTTTAATATACATGCTATCAAAATAAGGTACCTTGAATAATCTTCTTGACCATAtcctgttctttgttttgctgcttccaTAATTTCAAAAGCTGGAAGGTCTGCTCTTGAGAACTGTGCCTTTGTTTAATCTTTTCGATATTTTCTGTGCTAACCTTTGTCCCAGGCAAGCTGTCTGCTAGTATATGCAGCCAGTTAGGTGTGAGCTGAGTAGGAACAGCAAACCTGAACAAAGCCTCCTCACACAGGGTTAcatctgaaatgagaaaaagagtATGTCAATTGTTCTGATCTGTCACCctgactgtttcagaaaaaaagagcaagcagCAAAGATGAtaagaagaaatgtttaaaaaacaaactaagaAGCGGTCTTTGtagtgctgctgctctctgtgctTGAGTTCCATTTGGTCTGACCTACAATAATTAAAACTCTACTATGGCCATCACTGTAGCAGGCAAATAGCTAACAAGCTAGATATTTTTATCATAAATGCTGATACATTAATTTTAACTATAATTAAAGGTATGTTTTCAGAGCACTCTTCCTTAATAGGATACAGACCTATTCCACATTTTTGAGGTGTCGTATCTGTATTTTCCTGACAGACGTTGTCACGAACTGCATTTCCCTTCAATGCTATTTTGAAACCCAGTGCACTACAGTTTGTGTGTTTTAGACAGGCTGCTTTGGATGATGTTTCATTTGAGAAAAATCCTTCTGGACATCGCTTACATACAGTGTCACTCTCAGGGGTACctgtggaaacagaaaaacaatgcaTCCAATTACTATACCCtcaactgtggaaaaaaaaatacaagaatacaaaaataaaagaaaatactcctCTCCAAATTGTcatgcttctgcttttcatatttctgaTCTATGAAGGAATcacatgtagaaaaaaaaatattaatttttaaaaccaaaaaagtttctttaagAGAATGATGTTCCTGCTGGAGTAATAGAGTAAATAGTACTCTTACACACACTTGCTACCAACTTTAAAATCAGTAATTACTGATTAAATCAGTAATTTAGTAAAGTAATATCTTTAAATCAGTAATTACTTAAGTCTATTCAGACATTACATAATGTCTGACCTTCATCCTTCAACTGTACaaatattctgtaaaataattaaatggcaCAGGAAACTGCTCTAAATTGTACTCTGTAATATCTGCCCAGAACCTTGCTTGAACAGGTTACTTTAGTTCTAGCTAAAAATATAACCCAACTAAATACAAACTAAAGACCCCCTGAAAAGTACTTTCCCTCCTCAAATATTAAATTATACAGGAAAATAGAATGTCAGTAAcatttctgaactttttttctgggcttgaataaaatattattaaaagcaaagaaagcaaaccatCCAAtctagtaaaaatatttaatatacacacatatgtttTGCTTGCTGTTTTACTTTTGTAAGGCATAGTTTTACTTCAGAATCAAATATATGATACAACAGAATGACAATATATGGTTCTATCACATTGAcgaagaggaagaaaattattgtaTGAAATCTGAAACAATGCAAACAGTCTAACCACCAGTGGCAGAAAAATGACAGCACCAATAACTGCTGTATATTCCCTCCTAATTCATCTTTATTCAGCCAACATTTAAGCAAGTGCCTAAAGTCTAATATCTAATATTGCATTACTGAATATGaacttaagcacatgcttaaatttttatggaaataattgGAAACTATATTTGAATAAGAAAATGCCTCCATCTAGTGTATTTTGGAAGTATTTACATGTGGATGCTTATTTTAATACTAGCTTTttagtaaattttatttatttggggcATTTCCTTAGAGAAAAGAGAGTACAAATCTGAAGTTTTCAACCACCGGTGAAATAAGGAATAATACTCGCATACACCTGACCTAGCACTTCCTTCATcagacaagtgaaaaaaaaggcCAAGTTTTTAGTTGTTGTGCATCTGAAAAATCAGAGACCCAGTATATTGCCAAACCTCCCAAAATCCTCCGCTTCCTGCAGCCAGCACCCAACCTGCAGCAACAGTGTCTCTCCTTGCGTTTTCTTGCACAATGTGCACTGCCAGCGGCTCTGGGCTGTACGAAACTCCAGCCAACGCCTGCACCTGAGCGGGCAGCAATTAGCTTTTCTGAGACATCTGAAATTTTAGCAACTCTCCCTGCTACAGACATGCTGCCATTGTGCTCTGGCAGTgaggatggggaagaaaggagagttCCTGCAAACGGTGCGTCGTTCTGCTCAGAGCTTCCCATACAACCTTTGCAGCACAAGAGGGAAATAAACCGGGTAATACATCAGCGTTCTCAGGGTTGAGCAGAAAGCCACCTCCCAGCTTTGCCAGCTTCTTCGCTGCTTATCTGGCCGCTCTTGTTCAGGGCACAAACTGCCGCAGCCCAGCCACCCTTCTGCCGCTCCCTTCAATTCGCCTGGAATCCCCCATTCTCCTTAGGGAAACCACAGCCGCTGCCGGGGAGATAGTGCTGCCTCGTAGCAGCACTGCTTCCCCAGCACACTGCTGCTAGAAACTCTGCCATGTACAGGACCGACCATggcagaaaggaacaaaatctTAATCTGCACTCACAAAAGGGGACTACCAAAGTAAAGTGATCTGCCCAACGTAATCATGAGCGACTGGCAGTGGGGAAACAGATATCTAATGCTTTAAGCTTTGAATAAGACACTGGACCATAACATCTCCCTGTGTGGCAGTGGAAGCATATTTTTCTAAGCTTCACCTGAATTTACATTGTTACAAAGTTCAAGGCTATCATATGGCAGAAAGCAGGACTACAGTGTGGTCCATGCTTATTAAATTCTTAGTCGACGCCTCACCTCAAAAACGGACTATTGACACAGGGGgatgcaattatttttacaatgttttCATTCCTTGTTTGAGGTCTGCTTGGGTTTAGCTGGTTTACTCTGATGGTCTTTCGGAAACCAACTTTCCAATATATTACACGATTCAACAATTTATCTTCTTCcaaagtttgtttcattttgaactGAGGGATTCAAATTTGCCTGCCATGGTTTCACTGTGCTTGCAGGGATGCAGCAGGCTGGTTGCTCAGACAATTTATACTTCTTTGTTCATCTCCCAAACAGGCtttctgaaaactttgtttCTGGCCCCTTTTGACTTGCTGCTGAGGTATGGTGGAACCTCATTAACCCAAGCCCCTGGGTATAACGATTTAGGTTAATGAAGGTTTATAATATGGAAATGCGGTACCTGCCAGTGGAAATGCTTAACAGTGGCAAGGGTGTCAGGGTAATGCTTAGTTAACCAATTACTCAGGGACTAGTGAGCAGCTACAGCAGCAACATTACTCCTTACGTCAAAGTTATTCTCCAACGAGATGTT encodes the following:
- the TNFRSF11B gene encoding tumor necrosis factor receptor superfamily member 11B, producing MNKFLCCTLVLLDVSIKWTIQDDSPPKYPHYDPGTSRQLLCDQCPPGSYVKQHCTATSPTQCAPCPDQYYAEEWNSNDECQYCSAVCKELQYIKQECTSTQKRICECVEGRYLELEFCLKHKECPPGFGVAQPGTPESDTVCKRCPEGFFSNETSSKAACLKHTNCSALGFKIALKGNAVRDNVCQENTDTTPQKCGIDVTLCEEALFRFAVPTQLTPNWLHILADSLPGTKVSTENIEKIKQRHSSQEQTFQLLKLWKQQNKEQDMVKKIIQDIDLCENSVLKHIGHHPNLTFEHLNTLMGSLPGKKVGKEDIERTMKLCQPTEQVLKLLNLWRIKNGDQDTIKGLMYGLKHLKTYHFPKRTIQSLKKVIKFLHRFTMYRLYQKLFLEMIGNQVKSVKVRCV